The Pungitius pungitius chromosome 14, fPunPun2.1, whole genome shotgun sequence genome contains the following window.
GGAGAGACATGTGGTCCCGTTTGAAAGCAAGATAAATTAAATCTCCGTCtttgtttaaacattaaatacTATGAATACTTTGATTACAGATGAAGCAAACATCATCCACCAAGAGAGACGGTATAAACTTAGGGTTctccaaaagaaaacactgtttCCATGTCAAAAGTAAACTTCTACCTTATTTGTGACTTATCTCTCCAGTGAGGCTGACTTTTACACATGAGCTGACATATCAAACGACTGAATTAAACACTTTTTATACCAGATAACAGTTCTGGGAACTCCTGCAGAGGAAGTTATTGGCGGAAAAATCGACCTGATCTTGGCCGGAGCCTTTGCTGACTTTGACCTCGTCTTCATGGCTCACCCGGCTCAGCATGACGCATCCTTCCTGCCCTGCATCACAGTCGACGAGTCAGTTCCCCGTTTCAAGCATTTATGGATTCACGACTTCTTCCGTGTCATTTTTTGTAACCTCCGCCTATTTCGGATCTGTGTTGGTGTCGCGCAGGGTGCTGGTGAAGTACCACGGGAAGGCAGCTCATGCCTCTGCATACCCTTGGGAGGGGGTGAATGCCCTGGATGCTGCTGTGCTGGCCTACAACAATCTCTCTGCACTCAGACAGCAGCTCAGGCCCGAGTGGAGGCTTCATGGTGATGGACAGCCACACTTTGATCAGCTGGGCTTCAAAGTTTCTTCCAAACAATCTCGCCTCGAGGCGCATTTATTTGTTGAACCGACATGGACGAGAAGTCCTTTAGTGTACTCGCGGGGTGTAATTTAACACAGATATCAACCATAGGATGTCTGTGTCAGGCCATTTTCCCTTAGATTCAAGGGGAAAATTCAATTAGAAATGACACTGTCCAAGCTAGATGAAGTGTGCGATAGTTCAGGTTCATGGCTCCAGCTTGTCCTACTTTCCGTTTTCCTCATTACAGGCATCATCAAACATGGGGGGGAGCAGCCCAACATCATCCCGGCCTACACCCAGTTGGAGTTCTATCTGCGCACACCGCAGGTCAAGGATCTTTGTGTCCTGAAGGCCAAAGCGGAGGCTTGCTTCAGGGCCGCTGCTGTTGCCACCGGATGCCGGGTAAGATTACCCCAAAATGCgaactttccctttttttaagcaGCGCTGTCGGAACAAGCTGTGAATTTTGATAGAGTtgagtaatgaaaaaaaaaagttgagttgACTTCCATTATataagattatatatatttttttcaccatAGCCCTGTAGTTATGCTCCGTGTCGTTCTACTGAAGCGTAATTCGTCATCTCTTCAGGCTGCTTTTCCCCTACAAACCGCCCTTGCTTCAGGCAGGTTAAACTCTCATTACAGAGCATGCACGGGGCTCCGCTTACTGCCGACATATTACAGTGATGCATTTGCCGTTGCACCCTTCGTTTGACCAATGACTGCATACGTGTGTTTCCTTCAGGTGGAGATCATCTATCCTGGGCATTGCTATTATAACATTCTGCCTAATGCCACACTGGCCAAGCTGTATGAAAATAATGGGAAAGCTTTGGGGATTCAGTTTCAAGAGCAGTCAGCCAACTTCTCCGGTATGGAAAAACTAAACAATAATATTTCACTCATTCAACTATTTACACTTGAAAATGTCCTCATGTAACTCTTTTGTGCAGAAGAAATGCAAAGCGTGAGAGCAGAAGAGCGACCTTGCCTCCCCCTGCCGGTTGTCTATTTTGTTGTTCACTTTAATCAACAAAGAGTTGTCATCCCCTTGTATTCATTTGGCAGGTTCTACAGACTTTGGCAACGTGTCCTTCATCGTCCCCGGTATCCACCCTTTCTTCTACATCAGCACGGAAGCGTTTAACCACACCGAGGAATACGCCGAAGCAGCCGGTACGCCAGCACAGTGTCTTATACGTTTCGGGTCACTCGGGTTGTCTGTTAAGTTCCTATTTAGCAAACTGCTTTAAATTCCGTCctcctgctcttttttttccctctgtgcCAGGAGCTGAAAAGGCCCAGTTGTTCACCCTGAGGACAGCCACAGCGTTGGCAATGACAGCTGTGGATGTCGTGTGCTGCCCTGATCTGCTGAGGCAAGTGAGGGAGGACTTCCGCCTGGCCAAACTGAAACAGGAGAAACCACTAAAAGACGGCGATACGGCTTTGACAGCTCcataaagacaaaaaatgtaTAGCTGACGATTCAACTTCGACTCAAGAGCACATTTGAATAGTTTGTATGGTTGGACGGTTAAAGTTGTATAACAACAACTCAGTGTGGCGTATAATCTCTTGAGTATTTCAAACGCCACCCTCATCAGGTTTCAGAGGTTCACTCTCAACATGGGCACCTGTTATAAAGGTTGTGTGGAGCTAGGAACTGGAAAAATGTTTGCCAATTTAAATGATAAGTAAATGATTCATGCTGACATTTAAACTAGAAGCTACAATTGTGGCTCTTGTGAAACTAATAAGTGTAATAAGCAAATTAGCTCCTAGGAAtaattgttttgattttttttgagTGAAATAATTGACGGTGAAATAAATAACAGCTGGATGTACTCAGATGAAATTGTGTACAATCGGTAACCTGGCTTTTCCTCTAGCGCCATCACAAGACAGTTTTACTCAAGGAGGGTAAACACACACCCAATTCCAGATGTTGACCCCAGGAGAGTGAGGAAGAGCCCGGCAGTAACTTTAACTATCGAGCTTCCCACATGTGTCCAGCATCCAGCTGCAAAGGGCAAGTGAAGTGCAGGGCTGtgatttatttaatgtttacTCTTTATAAATAATTGTAAATGTTTATGTAGAAAACCTTTGAGATTACATTAATAAAACTCAATTTATAGGATATATTCTCCAACAGTTGTGCTTGCCTAGAACTTTCAGGGTCCATGTTACAGGTTGTTCTATTTATCCATGACTCtgtggtttttttatttttgctgtggTAGTCCCTGAAGCAGTTCCTATCCAGCTGAAGACAGAGCCCAACCGTGCACTCCTCACACATCCAGGGTGTGCTTTTATGGAAGACAGTGCATGGTTTCCTCCCCTGACttgccttttgtcttttctcagtCTCTTCTCTTTTGTTGGTGGGGACAGGAAAGTGGCCTGAAGTTGGGGGGGCCTAGCTGGTAATACTCACAGCTGTGGGTCTGGGGACAGACAACCTCTCACAGGACCCATTATCGGCCTTCTGCCACCGGAGGACAGTCTCCTCCGTGTACACAGGATGGACAGTTGTGCACATGGAGACCTCCCTTGTGTTACAAAGAGCAGGAATCTGTCCCTGATCCACCTGATGGAGCCTCTCTTTGATTTTGCATCCATGGCATTCTCCTGCGCCAGCCATGCGCTGCCTGTAAGTTCCACAAGCCCCGAACCCCTGCTGGCTCAGATGACGGAACACAGGGGGGCTAGTGTAAAAATTGTTGCAGTAGACAATGTAGCCGCTGCCCAGATAGTCCTTGTTCACCAGCTGCTCCACCATGCCAAATGCAAGTCCCTTCCCCGAAGTGCCGTGCTTTTCCCCTGTGTATAATAAGAGGTCAACTGTGTACCCATTCACATCAGccaacacaaaacattttatcCCCCACTTTGTCGGCTTGGTTTTcgtgtcctgttttattttgatcatcctCTTGTGGACCGAGATGTGCTACTTCGGATGGTAGATGCCTTTGCAGCGGTTTCTGATGATATCCAGGAGAGGTCGGACTTTCTGCAGGCAGTCATAGTCCTCTGTCCCCTTTTTCTGGTCATTGACCACGTCCTCCTCTGGATCACTCATGGGCAAATTGGAGTTGATTGTCTCTTGACATGACAGAAGTCAGAAAGGGAATggaaaaaatgattttcttcctccaaaaaTCAGACATTTTTAGGAGGTTGCACACTGACATAAACAACAACGTGCCTAGGTGTGGGGTGATGGCAGTTCAAAAAAACTTTTTCCCCATCCTCATATTTTTCACTGCATTTTGcggtcttgtccacctgaggccGCACCCGCCGCctaagtggtaccccagataccgtacctccccccgcccaactgcacacttccccggttTGGCGGTGAACCCGGCctcttttccttggactctggcgacaagggaatctgccagtagctcatggttaaatccagtgtcgtgaaaaaacgtgcggtgcccaaTTGGTCCAGCAgctcgtcgacccggggcatcgggtatGCATCAAAATGTGACACatcattcaccctgcgatagtccacacagaaccgtacaGACCCATCTTTCTTAGCCACCAGAATGATGGGGCTGCTCCAGATACTGTTGGACTCCTATATTACCCCCTGTCTCCAGCATCGCCGGcaattctctcttttcttttcctcttgtgttcaggtaaccgGTAGGGTCGCGATAGCACTGTCACGCCCGGTGACGTCTCGATGTGATGCACTATGAGatccgtgcgacctggcaggggggagaacacatcattaaactgcTCTTGCAACTGGGCTAAGTCTGTTTTTTGGGTCGCAGAGAGATGGCCACAGAAATGGAGCCGGGTCGGATTGGTGGACTTTGGGACttcgggccccagctcctctctctcagctactgcaGACACCAgggaaacagactccgcctccctccatcgtttgaggaggtggaggtggtagatctgtgtagctccgcccctgttAGATCGTACCACCTCATAGTCAAAGTCCCCTACCCGCTGTGTGACAACAAAGGGCCCTTGTGGTGGCACATCAGGTTCTGGGCATTCTTTTGATGCTTCATCCCTTTCATGTCTGTCATCTGCAAGGATGCCtttgttcaattttttttttttaaggatgagGTTGCACAAAGTTAAAATGTTGAGACCTGCATGagaccccctgcccccccactgAGGAGAATCACCACATGGCTCACACCCTGAGTGTCTACTTCTGCAGGTATGATCGACCCACTTTAACACCCCACCAACTGCCCTGTTATCATCAAACAACCACTATCACCCCCTGTCTCGTTCACACCTCTCCCAAACCGACCCCCCACCAGCTCTGAGGATTGGAGAAGGGGATGTGAGTCGCCTCCTTCAAAGACAGCAGATCCCCTCTCAGTTGCTACTGGTCCTGTTCTCCTCCGGCATCATCTGGTCAGTTGTCCTGTTCTTCCATCGTTATGTGGTTTGGATCGGTCACTAAATAGGCTACAACGGATCCGATCTGCAGGGAGAAGCGTTGGCTCCAGCCTGCCGTCCACCCTGTACTTGTTCAGCTCCAGAGTCTAAGGAAAAGGGCCGGAAAGATGTCTGTGGGACCTTCACACCTTGGACACAACGTGTTCAGACTCCTCCCCTATAGAGGGCGCTACAGAGAACTGTACGTGTACCAGAATGAAGTTTAATGTAATTTACTTGTTGTCTTCAGAAGCAGTATTCAGAAAATGCAATATCCCGCCATGCATCTCAATCCATGTTTATTTGTACACACCGAATGTATTACATGTAGATTTAAAATGTACAGTTTTGTGATGCTGTTGTTTAGCAACTAAGCTCGGCTCAAAGGATTTTCTCAtattcagaaaacaaaacatttattaaacacTTTAGTTTCATTTAATGTGTTTGCTCTTTAAGTTGTccagcaaaatatattttactataTATTTAGCCTAATAAAGTATACAGCTGTTTTCagctgaaaaagacaaaactagCAACTAAGGTCACAGTGAACCTTCAAGCCCCACAACACCAAACAGAGAAGATGAGCTTCAGTTAAACCAGaaaagaagacatttaaaaaaaatgtcaataccATAATTGGTGTTTGTGACTGACTTAACATAAACTTTTACATTTGGGTTTTTTCCAAAGACACTATTATTTTGCCTTTTCCTGAACTTTATCAAATCACGAATGCAACACAGTAAGCAGCTTGACAGcaacacattttcattgatACAAATATCACAGGAAAATATAACACATTGTACTTACGtgctgcaaaagaaaaatccGTCTTTAGGTATTATCAGAGCATCAGGTTTTTTAAGAGAAATTTCCCCACATTTCATGTAATGGTGTTCATCCGTTTTCTCATCCAAGAGTCAGATAAGAGGATTGATATTGCTCATCTCTAACTTTACTCCCGAAAGCAAATAAACCAAACTATTTCTTGTAGGACTTTTAGTTTGAAATTGATTGTCAAGTATGGTTCCTatgcgaagaagaagaaaaatctgTCAATGCCCTTGCAATGTCAGTTTTTAATTCACATTTCTGGTTTTGAAATGTGGAGTCACTGCATCAGGAACTGAAGGGCTCGGACAGTTTCACAGGTTACAGACTTTCTCTCTGCAGTCTGTCCAAACGTCTTTCCATCAACAGAAGGATTTGATCCAGTGACAAAACCAGCGATGACATTGATTGTCCTGTTTGTCAGTAGCTCATTTATAAACTCTTCAGTTTTAAGTGGCTGGGTCGAGAAGGCAATGGTCACCAACCGGTCGAACGTCTCAAGTGCCTCAAGGGCGGTCTTAAAAGCATCAAATGCAAAGTTTAGTCCCTGCTCTCTTGCAGAAGAGCCAAGCTCCTTGAGTGTGCTGCCTCATCCCCGTTACGAGTAGATGGACCAATAGATGACGTTGAAGAGGATGTACGCACCAGGAAACAGAACCCTCGAGTACTTGTCTATGGCGTGGGTGTCTATCCAGATGTTCACGTAGCCTCTGGATGGCCTGACCTGGCGTGTGATCTGCGGGTCGTTCAGGGAAACCTGGGCCAACATTCGATCCCGGCAACCGCCGTTCTCCGGCATCCCATAATTCCCAGTTGTGTTGACATCCATGGACCCGTAGCCAGTGATCTGGGGGTCGATCATCATCTCGTCCGGGTTGCCAATCCCGCATGTACACGGCAGCTGGAGAGGTACCAAGGAATCAGTCATTTTAACACGAgcaatttgtttattttaaactttGTTTTCTGTAAAACCATAAAATTGAACTAAATTGAACTAGATTAAAAAAACCATTAGATGTTCAATGTTTAGCATTTCTCTGCACACTCGCGGCCTTTAAACAACTTCTGCATGAAACATTCATGGAAGGATGTTTGTGCTAGAAATGTTCCGTGGGCAATTTGGCTCCATATGCTGCAGAATTTGGCAGATGAAGAATAGCAATATAGTACACAAGCTGTAGTCCCAGGAATCATTTGCCATGGCCTCGAGAGCAATTTAAAAGGGAGCTAGTTTGGAAAAATATTTATCTGCATGTTGGAAATGCGCATTAAGTATCAATTCACATCGCTACCAGTTTagtttaaaatatgaatgtggAAAATCTTTTAATGCAAAAATCAGGTCAGCCTCgtcctttgttgttttaaagagcTTATCAGTCTGTTTCATTTTACTTCAGCTGTCTCATTCCTTGTTTCAAAATTGGAAAATCTTTTCTGCAGTTATTAAAGGGGCGAACTAGAGTTTTATTTGTTATCTCTTAGAGGAATTCAAATCATCCCGTATAGCGACATTTACATtagtataaaaggtcatttttagACTCTTGCGTGTCTGGCCAGGGCGGTCACATTTAATTATAAAACatcctgatgaaaaaaaagagaaacacagaaaatgtgcaCACCAATGCATGCTGGTAACAGTCATTAAACAAGACAAAATGGCTTGTTTCACATTCAAACTGCGGTTATTAATAATTTATGAAAACATTCAAGCGTTTGCTTGCTTAAGTTGACTTGGAAAACTAAATAGGTAAGGGGACGAGTTGATCCTCGTCCTCATCACATATTCAGTAAGAACAAAGCACAATTATTCAAATTTTGTTGAAATCAACATAAATGAGGTCAACTGTGTTTTTAGCTGCAGGCGATGAACAAACCACAAATAAAAGTCACATTCAATAACACTTACTCGCTCCCTCAGCTTCCGCTCTTTCCTCTCCTGTACGGTGGAGAGGTAGTTGACTGCCGCGTACTCTATCACCGACAGGAAGACGAAGACAAAACTGACCCAGAGGTAAATGTCCACTGCCTTGATGTAGGAGACGCGCGGCATGGAGGCGTTGACTCCGGTGATGATGGTGGACATGGTCAGCACTGTGGTGATGCCTGGAGgggaaaacacaaacagtttaGACTAAACGCAATGCTAAATATATTAGAAAAGactgtttgtattttttctttcattctgtgctgctgtttatttgtttagtttGTAAGTCTGATCCACTAATGTATTAATCACTGTAAGAACTTTTTGTAATCTCAGCtctaacaaaaaaatacattatatttcatattttacattgcCTTATTGAATGATTTGCCTGTGGAAATTATAgattcaaaagaaaatattgaagGGCCAAGAGATGCTTAAGATATcaagaaagacaaaacatatttcaaagatttttctcttttttctttttactctcttCTTGTGTAATAACACTACAGACTTACCTTCCAAGTCCAAcaagaaatattcaaaatatacaACCAGGAATCAAGTATCCCTCTTTAATCTGCTCCCTGCTTCTACAATTCTATTTCAAGTTGCTCAAAGTCGAATCTTTCATTTTGAAGATAtacttttaataataataatatccaaTAATGTGCATTCTCGGTCAGAGCTACATGGAAACAGTTATTAACTCACACGTCTGCACGTTAGATATCGAGATCCAGCCTGCGGCCCTTCTAGTCTAGTAGTTTACCTCATTTGATTCACTGAAGTGTATTAATACAATAATTGTGACCAGTAACGCCCAGGAATCGTAGCCAGTTGCCTGGCAACCAAACGACAGGATAATAAATGAGCTTTTGACGGACCCAGACTTTCCACCTGTTTCCAGTCCTCATGCTCAACTGAGTTAACCGCCCTCTGGCCAGCTACTGTACCTTTACCGGACAGAGCTGGGAGACGTGttgatcttctcatctaactctcgggaagaaaaaaatgtaggaACATTTTCCTAAATGTTGCTTCCCTAATTGTGTTGGGAACCAATGTTACTCGATTTAAGTTTTCACATCACATTCTAGATCATCTATTCACAAAGCTAGATTTCAAAAGCGTCCTACCAAGTGGCACCCTGGCCGGGACGGCCCTGCGGTCGATCCAGAAGGACACCCAGGACAGCATGACCATCAGAGTAGCGGGGAAGTAGGtctgcagcaggaagaagaagatgtggCGCCGCAGGGTGAAGTGGATGTACAATCGATTGTACCAGCCTGGGAGAGGGAAGACATCGCCGTTACGTTGATTAGTGTGTTTGCTGCCGCTGTAGGAAGCGACAAAGTCACACGTGGGTGAAAGGATGCTGCAGGGCGGTCACTGTGGCACACGCTCCGGTTGAATGGATAAAATGTTAGAACATTCTGCTTGGTGTGACGTTCGAAGGACATTTAAGGAGGACATTTAAGGAGGACATGGCACTTTATttggaaaataattttaaaaatctatatatatatacattgaaGTTCGAATTCAATTGTTATTTGGATTTCTCCGGTATGATGCACACATTTTAACCACTAATCAGTTGACGTTACTCCACAAGTGCTCGTCTGGACTACAGTACCTGTGCTGCTGTAGAAAGCCAGTTTGGTGGTGGTGTGAAATTTCTGAATGAGGAACTGGGACAGAGATATTCTGTCGTCCGTGTTCAGGGATTCGTTGCCTTTCTTCCAGTACAACATCAGGTCGTCGTCTGTGTATGCATCTGCAGGGGAAAGAAGCAGCATTGAGCCACTCTGCAATGACTACAAATCCGTAAAGATTCAGCGTGAAACACAATGTGCGACCGATCAAAGAGGTTGGAATCCATACTGTACAAAACacagatacttttttttccGTTTCTACTCACAGCTCTCGATCTCCAGCGAGTAGGTTTGAGTGTCCAGAGGGAAACGACTCAGGTCCATGTTGCACATGGCGGTGACAGTGACTCTGCAGCCGTGACCCAAAGGAAAACAAGTCATTAAACTCCCTCAAGTAACAGCGATGGTTAACTCACAATTTCCTTCATATGGGCTCTAGTCCCCccgaaaacaaaataaataggcgatctgtttttttattgtatgtgttggatttctttttttctcatgctATTCTGTTCCAGCATTGATGTttcaccccccgcccccacccttccttccctcctaaTATCCCCCACCACATGGCCATCATGTCCATCTATTGATTAAATAAGCATTAGAGAGTCCCTGCAGTGAAATGACAAAAGTCACACTGCATTTGTCGTTCTCGACTGAAACCGTGACAGTGTCGCATTTGTCCGCTACACTGATTGCAAATAACACACATTATTCCACGAAATGCATCACCTGCTGTGATAATCATGCAAAGTAATTCAACACATACACTTACTGCAATTTGCTGCTATTTTTGTATCCGGTAATTTTGTTGTAAAGCGCTTTTTTATCGttatgtttttctcttttttgtcgcagtgcatgaaaataaaataaataattacccATAaccactgttttctttttttagtgatGAATGACCATTATCTTTatcttaaataaatgttgtttcctAGCATACAAACTTTGTGGAGCAATGCATGTCCTTACCTGAGGCTGTAGAGGACGTTGCCATCAGGGAAAACCCTCAGCATGACATTATCGGTGGTGGTGTCGTGGATAAAAGAGCGCTTGGAGTGGACGAAGAACATGTCAGGAACCCAGATCTTCTTCACCAGGCGACTGTCAAACGTCATGCTCTGGTTGTTGGTGCTGGGGAACGACAGCCGCTCGTCCTTCCAGTAGTGACGCAGGTACAGGGTCATGGTAAAGTCCTGTGGGAAGAAAAGAAACGTACCATACACCATTTCAAGTTGTATTATGTATAAAGTAAAATGGATGGATTGGACAGGGAGCTAGTTCATCTACTTTATCTACAGGACTTTAGGCTCGTAGGCGGGCTCAAGTTGAGTCCCTGGGGTTTTGAGATGATTAATGATggtggaaggaagaaaaaatatttctctaatctttttgtttttgtggtacAGGATGATTTGAATACCAAGACAGTTGGCTGTCACAAGCAAAACAGATAATATAAACCACTGCTTATTCCGTCCTTTGTGATTTATCgtttaaaaaaacccacatctCTCTAGAAATGACACTAACAAGCTATTTCATACTTACCATATCCACCTCGGAGATGGTGTCCAGACTTTCAACCTGAACATCCACTCCAACTGGAATTGGAGGACCTGAAAGAAATTGGACACATTTTAGAAATGTAAATTGTAGTTTCTC
Protein-coding sequences here:
- the LOC119227777 gene encoding peptidase M20 domain-containing protein 2-like; protein product: METPQQMKAAVQRCIAAHKDELHALSRDIWSRPELGGSETRAHDTLVGFFSRDEAWTVQAHYVLPTAFRASWGPEGGGDGGPALNVGFLCEYDALPGIGHACGHNLIAEVGAAAALGLKAALEMRTEPRFPVKITVLGTPAEEVIGGKIDLILAGAFADFDLVFMAHPAQHDASFLPCITVDEVLVKYHGKAAHASAYPWEGVNALDAAVLAYNNLSALRQQLRPEWRLHGIIKHGGEQPNIIPAYTQLEFYLRTPQVKDLCVLKAKAEACFRAAAVATGCRVEIIYPGHCYYNILPNATLAKLYENNGKALGIQFQEQSANFSGSTDFGNVSFIVPGIHPFFYISTEAFNHTEEYAEAAGAEKAQLFTLRTATALAMTAVDVVCCPDLLRQVREDFRLAKLKQEKPLKDGDTALTAP
- the LOC119227776 gene encoding gamma-aminobutyric acid receptor subunit rho-1, encoding MQVDAVLVLFCVWLTGAVGRMAQSRGHKLETAKQSRSRRETSMDGGKKTGSPIYKRSADMTKSLMTKSEQLLRIDDHDFTMRPAFGGPPIPVGVDVQVESLDTISEVDMDFTMTLYLRHYWKDERLSFPSTNNQSMTFDSRLVKKIWVPDMFFVHSKRSFIHDTTTDNVMLRVFPDGNVLYSLRVTVTAMCNMDLSRFPLDTQTYSLEIESYAYTDDDLMLYWKKGNESLNTDDRISLSQFLIQKFHTTTKLAFYSSTGWYNRLYIHFTLRRHIFFFLLQTYFPATLMVMLSWVSFWIDRRAVPARVPLGITTVLTMSTIITGVNASMPRVSYIKAVDIYLWVSFVFVFLSVIEYAAVNYLSTVQERKERKLRERLPCTCGIGNPDEMMIDPQITGYGSMDVNTTGNYGMPENGGCRDRMLAQVSLNDPQITRQVRPSRGYVNIWIDTHAIDKYSRVLFPGAYILFNVIYWSIYS